The Streptomyces taklimakanensis nucleotide sequence ACGGCATGCTCGACGAGTGGGTGGAGCGGTGGCGGAGGGAAATCGTCCCACTGCGCCTGAAGTTGGGATTCACGATCGACGGAGCCTGGGTGGACCGGGAGCGCGGCCAGTTCGTGTGGCTGATCTCCTGCGACGGCCCGGAGACCTTCGCGGAACGCAACGCCGCGTACTGGTCGTCTCCCGAACGCGAGGCCATGAACCTCGACCCGGACGACTACCTCGTCCGCACCGAGGACCGTGTGGTCGAGCAGGTCTACTGATCACTCGGTGTCGAGCGGCAGCAGGTGCTGCCGCCGCTCCTCCTCCGTGAGCGTGCGGAAGACCCTGCCCCGCGCCCGTGCTTCGAGCCTGTCGTAGTTGGGCTCCGCCTCCCACACCCGGGCCGTCCCGTCGGCGGAGCCGGTCAGCAGCCGCGCACCGTCGCGGGACCAGGCCACCGAGGTCACCTTGTCCTGGTGGACGCCGACGACCGCGATCTCCTCGAAGGTGTCCGCGGACCAGACGCGTACCGTCCGGTCGTCGGCCCCGGTGGCGATGCGCCGGCCGTCCGGCGACCAGGTGACCGCGCGGACCCGGCCCTCGTGCCCCTTCAGGACGTCGAGGCGGCGTCCGGTGGCCGTGTCCCACACCGCGGCCGTCCAGTCGCCCGACGCCGTGGCGATCCGCTTCTCGTCCGGCGACCACGCGGCGTCCTCCACGTAGTTGTCGTGCCCGCGCAGGACGGTGAGCTGCCGGCTCTCGGCCGTGTCCCACAGGCGGCAGGTGCGGTCGTCGGAGCAACTGGCGAGCAGACGCCCGCCCGGTGCCCATGCGACCCGTCCCACCCAGTCCTGATGTTCGGCCAGTTTGGCCAGTTCGGTTCCGTCGAGTGCGGACAGCACCCGCACGGTGCCGTCATGGCCGCCGGTGGCGATGCGCCGGCCGTCCGGAGACCACGCGACGCCCTCGACGGCCTCGCCGCGCTGCTCGAACAGCGTGCCGCCGTGTTCGTCCACGACACGGAACAGCCCGTCGTTGGTGCCGAGGGTGAGCCGGTCGCCGTGCGGTGACCATGCCACGCTCCACACCCGCTCGCCGAGCACTGTCACGGGCCCGGCCGGGGCTCCGGAGTTCGCGCCCCAGACGCGGACGGTGCCGTCGTCCGAGGCAGTGGCGATGCGGCTGCCGTCGGTGGACCAGGCCGCCTGGTTCACCGGGCCGTCGTGCCCGTCGGCGAGTACGGTCTCGGCGCCACGCGGCCGCAGATCCCACACGATGCCGGTGCCGTCGGTCGAGCCGGTGGCCAGTTGGGTGCCCGACGGTGCCCAGGCGACACCCCAGACGGTGTCCGTGTGGCCGCGCAGCACGGCCGGCACCTTGGCGTCGGCCGAACTGACGACGCGCACCGTCCTGTCGGAGGAGGCGGAGGCGAGCATCCGGCCGTCCGGCGACCAGGCCAGGTTCCACACGTAGTCGGTGTGTCCGCGCACCAGGAGGCGGAGTCCGCCGGTGTTCGCGTCCCAGACGCGGACGGTGTGATCACCCGAGCCGGTGGCCAGGGAGCGTCCGTCCGGGGCCCACGCGATGCCCTCGACGAAGTCCGTGTGCCCGGTCAGGGTCACGGCGGCCGAGCCCGTCTCCCGGTCCCAGACGATCACCGTCTGGTCGTGGGACGCGGTGGCGAGCCGGCTGCCGTCCGGAGACCAGGCGACGCCCCAGACGTCGTCACCGTGCCCGCGCAACTCTCGCACGGGCGAACCGCCACCGGGCACCTCCCAGACGCGCACGACACGGTCCTTGAAGGTGGCGGCGATGTGCTGCCCGTCCGGTGACCAGGCCACCTGCCTGCCGATGTCCCCCGCCCCGCCGAGCAGCAGTTCCGGCTCGCCGGTGACCGCGTTCCAGATCCGCACGACCCGGTCGCGGCCCGCGGTGGCCACGCGGGTCGAGTCGGGCGAGAAGGCGACCGATTCGACCATCACCCCGTCGCACGGCAGGACGAACACGGGCCGCCCCGACCCGGCGTCCCAGATGCGGGCCGTACCGTCCCGGGATGCCGTGGCGAGCAGCCGCCCGTCGGGCGACCAGGCGATGTCCCGGACGGTGTCGGTGTGGCCGTCGAGCCGGGTACGCAGGTGACTGGCGGCCAGCGCCGCCATCAGCCCACGCCGCGCCGCGGGGGTCGGCACGCACTCGCCGAGCGCGGCCAGGGACAGCAGCAGGGCACGCTCCGGCTCGCTCTCCGCGATGCGGAGGACCTGCCGTCCGATGCTGTCGGAGACGCGGCTCAGGAAGGCGAGGTCGCGGCGCTGTGAGGCGTCGACGAGTGCGCGGACCCGCGCCGGTGCCTGCCCGTCCTCCTCCAGCGCCTCCAGCCGGCGCCGGGCGGCGGTGAGCCGTTCGCCGGTGAGGAGGTAGTCGGTGCTGCGCCCGGACCGTTCCCAGTCCTCGGCCCACCGCTCCAGCTCGGCGCGCTCGCGCAGCCGCTCGGCACGGGCCTCGACCTCCTGCCGCAGCGGTGCCCACTGGCGGAACAGGGCCTCGTGCGTCACCTGCGCGTACGGCTCCCGGTGGGCGGCCGCGTTCCCCTGCACGTCGGACCGCAGCAGCCGGGCGTCGATGAACGCGTCCACCACGCGCCGCTCCCGGTCGGTGAGTTCGGCCGGCGGAACCCGGCGGCGGGCGACCTCCTGCCCCTCCACGGTGACGAACTTCAACAGGACGCGCAGGACGAAGTCGATGCCGTCGACCCCACCGAGGGCGGTCACGGTGTTGTCCGCCTGCCGGGCCAGGGCGCCCGGCACGCCGCCGAGCCGGCGGTACGTCTCCTCGGTGACCGTTCCGCCGGGACCGCAGGCGAAGTACAGCTCCTGGAGGAGGTAGGCGAGCAGCGGCAGGGAGTCGTCCGTGCCCGTCTCGTTCACGATGGTGTCGACCACACCGGGCGCGAAGGAGAGGTCCACCAGCGCTCCGGGCCGCTCCACCACCTCGGCCAGTTGGGCATTGCCCAAGGTGCCGATGGCAATGGGGTGTTGGACGAGCTCGGCGTGGCCGCTGCCGAGGAGCCTTTCCAGCAGGTCCACACGGAGGGTGGCGAGCACCCGGATCGACGGTTCGTGTTCCAGGCAGGCGCGCAGGGCGGTGAGGAACTGGTCCCGTTCCCGCTCCCCCGCGAGGGTGACGAGTTCCTCGAACTGGTCGATGACGAGCAGCACGCGCCGGAACCCTCCTCCGCGCAGCCGCGCCAGCTCGTTCCGCAGGGCGTCCGGCCCGTGCCGCAGGCGTCGCAGGACCGTGCTCGCCGACTCCTGTCCCCCGGCCGCGGCTGCCAGGGCGGCTGCCAGGGCACCGAGCGGGTTGGGGCCGGGGGAGAACGCCGGGACGATCCTCCAGCGCCGCTCCCGTAACCGGGGCATCACCCCGGCCCGGACGAGTGAGGACTTCCCGCTGCCGGACGCCCCCACCAGGAGGAGGAACCGGTCGGCGGGCCGCGTTGCGGTGGCGTGCAGCCTGCGGGTCAGTTCGGCTGCCTGCGCCTCCCGGCCGAAGTAGGCGGCCGCGTCGTCCTCGTCGTACGCGTCCAGGCCCGGGTACGGAACCCGGTCACGGGGCCAGTCGACTCGTGGAGGTGTGGGGTTCTCCAGCCGGTACACGACGACCTGGCCGACCACCATGGTCACGACCAGCAGCCCGATGGCCGGTACGGAGACCCGCCGGACGACCTCCAATACCCAGGGCGCGTCGTCCGCGCTGGTGGCGTAGTTCGTGGCGATGCCGAGCAGACAGGCGACCAGGGCCAGCATGACCTGGAGGACCACCTGCATGCGGTTCCTCACGTTGCACCGCCCCCGGACCGGCGGTCCCCATGTCTCCGCAGCACCAGTGCGCCCCCGTATCACGTATCGCCCGTGTGCCGAACCGACTCCTCCGCGCCCGTGAGAGTGGACGGAGTGAGCGGTTGTGGTGCCCGAACATCATCAGGGGGTGCTCACGCCTGTTTCAACAAGGCAGGGCAGAACCGGCCATCGGCACTGTGCCGCACGGCATGCTGCGGACGCAGGCCCTCGGTACCGATGAGCCCGCACGTCTGTGGCCCGGACGCCATCCGGGCCACAGACGTGTAAGCGGGGCGGGGTTACGCGGCGTCCGACTCCTTCCCGGAAGCACCAGGGCCTTCGGAGGCGTCGTCCTCGGCCGCTGCTTCCCCTTCCGGTTCGGCCCCGTCGTCCAGGACGATGCGGACGGTACGGCGGTCGTCGCCGGGCCCGGCGACGACCAGTCGGGCCCGGATGCGGTCGTAGAACATGGCGGCCAGCGCCCAGTCCGCGTTCACCGTCGCGCTCGATGCGCCGCGGGTCTCCCACAGACTGATCAGGGCCGCGATGAGGGACGGTCCGGACAGGTGGGTCCGCACCCCTCCCCCTTCCAGGCTCTCGACCGAGTCCGGAACGCGGAAGCGCGGGTGCCGGGCGGCTTGGACGAGCAGGAACTCCCAGGTGTCGCGGTGGCAGACCAGTTCGGCGCGCGACACCCCGGCGGCGGTCAGCAACAGCTCCGCGTGTTCCGCCAGTGGGTCTCGGGACGCCTGACGGCCGTCTTCCGGCCGCCGCCCGCCTCCGTCTCCGGCCGTGTGGACGTCGGAGGACGGAGGGCCGTTCCCGTCCGGGGGCGCCGTGGCGTGGTCGGCGCCACAAGTCGGGGAGCGGTGTCGGAGAGCCCGCTCGGCGGCCTCCTTCACCGCCCTCACGCGCTCCTCGTCCGACGTCTTCGCGGTCTCCTCGTGAAGGCCCGTTCCGCCCGGGGACTCCGGTACGCCACCCTCGGTCTCCCGCCGGTCGCCGTCCCGCTGCTGCTCCACGTACTGCTCCTGTCGGTGGTCGTCCGGTGTCTCGGGGGATTCGTTCGACGGGTCCGACGGCGGATCCACCGCCGCCTCCCCTGTTTCGCTTCCGGCTCCGTCGGCCTCGTCGGTTTCGACAGCCTCGGCGGTTTCGGCGGCTTCGACGGGAGCCGGGGTGGACGGCGGGTGCGCCCCGGCCCGGCCGCCGGTGACCTCCAAGCGCAGGTCCCTCAGATCGCCGAGCATCTTCTCCTGACGCCGGCGCAGTTCGCGGTTCTCCTCCCGCAGGATCATGGTCCCGGTGGAGACGGCTTCCCGGAGCTTGTACAGCTCCTCGTCCGACGTCTGCGGCGACGACGGTGGCGGCGGCTTGTCGGCCGTCTCGGCGAGCGTCTCGCGGAGCGCCGCCATCTCCCGGCCGATCTCGCCGAGCTTGCCGTTGAGGCCACCCAGTTCTCTGTTGCAGGCATCGAACTTCTTCGCGAAGTCCTTTTTCCAGCCACGCCCGATGAGCCTCACGCAACCCCCTCGTCGCTCGAGTGACGAGCCGATCCTTTCCGTGGGCGGAGTGGACGACGCGGACCTTTTCCGGCCACGACCGGGCCGTGCCGCCAATGCCCTCGATACGGGCATCGGCGGGCCGGGTGGCTCCGCCCCTGGGCACCCGACGGAGTGAACGACCGGACGCGAGTTCCATGATTTTCTCTCCGATGTCATGCGGAGGAAGGCGGAGTTGCCGGACAGCGGAGGGAGGAACACACCCTGTCGTGGCCGGATTCGGGCTTCGCGATCGACGGTGCCTGGGGCTGCTCGGAGTCCCGCGGTTGGCGGAGGGTCATGGAGCGGGATCTTGTACGGGCGTTGTACGGGTCCGCTGCCGTGCCCCGGTCGCTCCGGCCCGTGTTGGACATGGCCCCGGCGGCATGGGGGCACATCCGGGACGGAAGGGCGTGAGGGCGGTGCGGGAGAAGCGGAACCATCGCGCGGCGCGGACGAAGGAGGAGGGGGGCGAGCCGCCCGGGGTGTGGTCGGCCTACGGCAGGCTGCTCCAACACCTGCGCAAGCAGAATGGAATGAACCAGCAGCAGCTCGGGGACGCCATCGGCTACTCGATCGAGCAGGTGGCCTCGGTCGAGCAGGGGCGGCGGCCGGCGAAGGCGGCGTTCACGGCGGCGGCGGACCGGGTGCTGGAGGCGAGGGGAGTCCTGGAGGTCCTCCAGGACGAGGTGGACCGGGCCAAACTGCCTCGGTTCTTCCGTGACTTCGCGCTCCTGGAGGCGGAGGCGCTGAGTCGCTTCTCGTACGATCCGCTGCTGGTGCCGGGGCTGTTGCAGACGGAAGGCTACGCGCGGGCGGTGTTCGCC carries:
- a CDS encoding AAA family ATPase; the protein is MQVVLQVMLALVACLLGIATNYATSADDAPWVLEVVRRVSVPAIGLLVVTMVVGQVVVYRLENPTPPRVDWPRDRVPYPGLDAYDEDDAAAYFGREAQAAELTRRLHATATRPADRFLLLVGASGSGKSSLVRAGVMPRLRERRWRIVPAFSPGPNPLGALAAALAAAAGGQESASTVLRRLRHGPDALRNELARLRGGGFRRVLLVIDQFEELVTLAGERERDQFLTALRACLEHEPSIRVLATLRVDLLERLLGSGHAELVQHPIAIGTLGNAQLAEVVERPGALVDLSFAPGVVDTIVNETGTDDSLPLLAYLLQELYFACGPGGTVTEETYRRLGGVPGALARQADNTVTALGGVDGIDFVLRVLLKFVTVEGQEVARRRVPPAELTDRERRVVDAFIDARLLRSDVQGNAAAHREPYAQVTHEALFRQWAPLRQEVEARAERLRERAELERWAEDWERSGRSTDYLLTGERLTAARRRLEALEEDGQAPARVRALVDASQRRDLAFLSRVSDSIGRQVLRIAESEPERALLLSLAALGECVPTPAARRGLMAALAASHLRTRLDGHTDTVRDIAWSPDGRLLATASRDGTARIWDAGSGRPVFVLPCDGVMVESVAFSPDSTRVATAGRDRVVRIWNAVTGEPELLLGGAGDIGRQVAWSPDGQHIAATFKDRVVRVWEVPGGGSPVRELRGHGDDVWGVAWSPDGSRLATASHDQTVIVWDRETGSAAVTLTGHTDFVEGIAWAPDGRSLATGSGDHTVRVWDANTGGLRLLVRGHTDYVWNLAWSPDGRMLASASSDRTVRVVSSADAKVPAVLRGHTDTVWGVAWAPSGTQLATGSTDGTGIVWDLRPRGAETVLADGHDGPVNQAAWSTDGSRIATASDDGTVRVWGANSGAPAGPVTVLGERVWSVAWSPHGDRLTLGTNDGLFRVVDEHGGTLFEQRGEAVEGVAWSPDGRRIATGGHDGTVRVLSALDGTELAKLAEHQDWVGRVAWAPGGRLLASCSDDRTCRLWDTAESRQLTVLRGHDNYVEDAAWSPDEKRIATASGDWTAAVWDTATGRRLDVLKGHEGRVRAVTWSPDGRRIATGADDRTVRVWSADTFEEIAVVGVHQDKVTSVAWSRDGARLLTGSADGTARVWEAEPNYDRLEARARGRVFRTLTEEERRQHLLPLDTE
- a CDS encoding helix-turn-helix domain-containing protein, which produces MGAHPGRKGVRAVREKRNHRAARTKEEGGEPPGVWSAYGRLLQHLRKQNGMNQQQLGDAIGYSIEQVASVEQGRRPAKAAFTAAADRVLEARGVLEVLQDEVDRAKLPRFFRDFALLEAEALSRFSYDPLLVPGLLQTEGYARAVFAGHCPPLSEEIVDRHTEARLGRQKLLTRVPLAELSFIIGEEALRDPVGGPEVMREQWRHLLEAGALRNVEVQVMPAGRGFHPGKNGPFVVLETKEHRHLGYFESQGVGCVVSGAAEISAFGLRYGKLRSQALNVEESARLIERLAGGT
- a CDS encoding NIPSNAP family protein — protein: MAKTTQLRTYTVRDGMLDEWVERWRREIVPLRLKLGFTIDGAWVDRERGQFVWLISCDGPETFAERNAAYWSSPEREAMNLDPDDYLVRTEDRVVEQVY